ATATGACCTGTTTCATCTGCGATCATATCGTCAAGTTTCACAGTCAGTTCTGTCAATCCAAGCTCTTCTGCCTGCTTCTTGCGCTTCTCATAGCGTTCGATTGTATCCTTCTCTGCACGGTGCGCTTCTTCAAGCATCTCCTTAACATCTGTCAACTGCTTCACTTCAGCAGGCTTCGTTGTCGGTGATCCGCCCAATGTTTTGATTTTTTCCGCCAAGTACAATGCATGTCCCTGCTCATCGCTGATCTCACTTTCAAAGAAAGGCTTCAGCGTTTGACGATACAAACCTGATACTACAGCTGCATTGTATGTATACATAATGGAAGCAGCATACTCGTTTGCTAAATCCTCATTTAAACCATCGATTAACTCTTTCATTTTTTGATCCATGAATACATCTTCCTTTCTTCTTCGATTCTATATGTACTTTACCCGTTCTAATAAAAAATAATCATCCACTGAGGGAATTCATCTGGGGTAACGCTTTTACCAGTGATCCAAAAAAGGATTCCGATCGTTATCTTGTTAGTCATTGTTATAAAATGTTCAACATTTCGCTACCAATCGTTCACAACCTTTCGCGTTATAAAAGAAAATACCCACTATACTTAAGTTTGAAAATGTGAAAATCAGTTAAAAATTAACTACTAATGGGAGGTGGTTTCTATGAGGATACATAAGGGCCGGTTATGGTTATTGCTTTTAAGCCTTTTGGTCATCTTCAACTTATTGACTCCAAAATCAGCCGATGCCCACGCTGTACTGCTGTCTGCTTCACCATCTGAAAACAGCACGCTAAAAACAGCACC
This region of Falsibacillus pallidus genomic DNA includes:
- a CDS encoding ferritin-like domain-containing protein codes for the protein MDQKMKELIDGLNEDLANEYAASIMYTYNAAVVSGLYRQTLKPFFESEISDEQGHALYLAEKIKTLGGSPTTKPAEVKQLTDVKEMLEEAHRAEKDTIERYEKRKKQAEELGLTELTVKLDDMIADETGHMEEIGRILSDARFN